The DNA segment TTCACAAGCAATGCAAAATGGTCCACTCTATCAAAAGCTTTTGAAAAATCGGTATATATAGCGTCCACCtgctttttatcattaaatgatGAACATAAATAAGTAGAATAGCATAAAAGATTAGAGTTGGTTGACCATGATGTTTAGTACATATGCATATATCACCTTGTAGGATATCTATACAAAACCTAttatggaaattttattattatttttattaaataatgttttaatgttatataactGTGACAAGTGATCGCGGTGAATATACATAGGCACATTAGGCACATTGGGTACATTAGGCACATTTAGGGATATCATTTGGGGTGATTTTATTAtaggattaattatttatcaatttacatAATCATATGTATAAGTGTTAATTAATCTACATGTACACTCTTTGTTCTACGcgatcataatatttaaactaacgTTTCAATAATGCTTTGTCTAGTTCCAGATAAGCGTAATCACAACATTAATAGACAATTAGTGCTTTGATTAACTTCATTCAAATATTGACTAAAGTGAATAATAGTGTTAGTACACGCGAACAAAGTACAACAAACAGTGCAAGACACTAGGATCGAGAATTTCTTAGTTTAgagtttgtattaaatttacagaATGTAATtacgaatttatattataaaaataaatctgggcctcaaatttttggttgtttcattatcatttgtcAAACTAATatgtaagtaggtgatcagcctcttgtACACGCACCATCGActgtttgggtctaagacaaggGTCTCctctcgatgttttccttcgccgtttAACGGAAATTTAATAGGGCACATAGAAttaaagtccattgatgcataGCTGGGGTACGAACCTACGGCCCCAGGGATAAGTGTCGTTCACTGGAATCTAGGCCAACTCTGctgtgttatatttatatagaatattattctCTAACTATAAGTTGAAAGGTAGtcttatatatagtttatcaAAAAGGAAGTATTGTCTTAACCGAGGACGTGAATGATCGAAAAGGGTAAGATTCTGTACGTGAAGGGACTACGATTTAAACAAAAGCTTATTAAAAGCACTATGGAACATACCCAAATCGTGCttataaccttttttttatagaacagagggcaaacgggcaggaggcttacctgatgttaagtgacactgccgcccatggacactctcaatgccagagtcaaacggctcgcgagtgcattgccggctttttaagaattgatacgctcttttcttaaaggaccctaagtcgaattggttcggaaatacttcagtcagcagctggttccacaaagtggtggtgcgcggcaaaaactgccaaGAAAAACGCGCAAAAACCTTCGAGCTCTACCGGAAACCAGAGCTTTCGTCTTCAGGATTCTGACGAATTGAAAACCTTATACTTTTCAAGTTTGGCAGAACATGGCTTCCGTGTAATAGACACGGTGTCCCGTTCCTTTCGGCTTTTACACGTGAGTCTGCTTTGAGCATATTACGGACTTGTTGAcctaaggaaaaataaatgaaaatcaagTATGACGTAAGTCAATTCCATATCATATGTAAATTCAAAGGCTTCAATAATACAAGCTAAATTGGATCTGTTTATCCTAAGAACAATTAACATTCTAATAATCACCCTAGACAAATTGGGAACAGAATAATATCATTAAGATGTTTATTTGTAATCTGAAGTTTAACTGggattacaaattattttataagtttttatattattttatattataagctaTCCTTCCcataagaattaattaaatacttaatggTCTAACTAGAAAgtgttttaagttattttacttttcatCCGAtaagaaattttcaaatattttttacactaatatcgatattaattttagaaaaataaatttaaattctaatattttttataattatttaaagcgTTTTAATCTCACTTTTaccaatttgaaattaaattgtttgcttcttatataaaaaataccactaaataaaaaaaaaataaagtaaatattcatACTATAATACTTAAGTATCATCCAAGAAAGACTACAGTAAACcccttatattaaaaaaaacaatacatacaattgCACAGTTTAactaaaatcaaacaaaaagcCATATTGGAAAAAATTAGACGAAGAAAACTTTAAGTAAACGAGAGAACGACTGTTTCTTTATGGAAAAagatgttaatataatatgataaaataatatctaaaaagtaataaagaaacttATCATAGTTTTCTTGTCAGttaataaaacctttgtattaaacatatattaaactgCATGAAATAACTATCTAATTTAACTTGGTGCTCCAATAAGACATTTTTTGTACGTATACTAATTAGATATCTATGAGAacgtttactttaaaataaattggttaaagtatatactttttatggaaaaaaagtgacttcagcgtgcaaccctcatccctgaggttgtaggttcgattcccggctgtgcaataatggtgaaggaaaacatcatgaggagaCCAAGcgaaagtcgacggcgtgtgtcggACACCGGacgctgatcacctactcgcCTATTACATTGAcgaatgatcatgaaacagatacagaaatctgaagcttagacctaaaaaggttagCGCGattgattttgattatttgaCTGAAGAACTTGTTACCTTATAACCATAGTAATTAATTCGTAAGTTATATAAGGTTGTCTTGTTAATTACAAGTGACCTCTTATTAGCAACTGAGGAGTATGTTGTCGGaagtaaaatttcataatataaaggttgattttaaaaagacagaattcttttattaaaaaaatctatccgAAATATGACTTAGGTACCTACATTCTCTGCTGTCTGTTTCCCTTccatataaatctttatagaatgtaatgtaaataataccaCCAACAAACCTTATTTGAGATTTCAATGGTTGCCATTAATTACTAACTATTCATTTCacaattattatagtttatcGTATTTCAAAATTCTCACCTCCACATATTACTCCCTATACATCCTTCTACAAGTCTAATTTACTATAACTTAAGtgtaaattcattttactTAGCCAAAATGACTGATTTTTATTCGATATACAGatgatgtataaaaatttaggtTATGCAACGTGAGtacgtatattattttgtaatggaAACCTTCTAACGTTTTTCATTCCCTTCTGTTCTGGAAGTTTCTTGACCAAATTATCCTACAATCTGCTGTATGTTATACTCTTCTATGATTCAGTTAAagcattttaaatagattagcAGATTTAGCTtcagatttaatattatctttgatATACTTTCGTTGGCTATTAATTAGAGTGAATATGGCAGTGAGGCTGATGTTTCAGAtgatatattgataataaaagaCTTTTTGAGTATAAAAACGtcagtataattttattatgtttcaaGATACCtttgtacattttttacaaaacaataatttcattaaagactaataattacaatcgaaaaattacataattattttcaaatttataattattaaatctaatatcaCGATTTAGcttagttatattaaaataagcgaccatcaatataaacaaataacattgcaaattttatatacaccattcattaaatatacttaaataatagcTTTGTAAGTGgtgatttacatatattatgagCTTTGAGCAGGATTACTTTcacaaaaaacatttgataATTTCTCTTCAAAATgtcttttttataagtatgaaGATAAGTGCTTAAACaagttaatatttgtttacaaaaataatatctgcTCAAACTTGGTTATGTACATACATTTGAAATTCCAAAAAAATCAATTCCGGATAAagaattcatattaaaaatagcataaatgcaataaaaactatgtatattCAGAAacgtaaaaaagaaaataaaatgttttttatttattattttatatttttcatacaaacaacATGACTTGCGAAAACCAAATTTCACAATTATACATCTAAATATTCAACTTATTTAGTAGAatgcttaattaaaataaatattcttagtaATTTCGCTTAGCGAGAGCACTGAGCTCTATATTTTTTCGTTAcaatcaatacaaaatacataaataagggtaattagtaattaaaaattaaattaaacgaagcttagggcctgtttcacaatgtatgaataaagtaccaaatagctatgcaacacataaaataattattcgaaagattaAAGTTCCGAAAAAGATatttcgcgtttcatgacgaatagcgctatttgacagtcgtgaaacgtaaaaatactgtttatcctaccaataagtattaaatagcttatttggaacttatccggacattgtatAACAGACCCTTAATCATTCATAATTTGGTGTTATTTTACAGTGAGGTTACATAACAAGCGATGTTACTATTTACTTCGActagaatttaaatatgtgtatgataaattattgattcagTACTCAAACTCTTATCAGACTCATTACTTCTTATGAATTGTGTACaatgtattgtaaaaatttcttaatataatttcactgCACATATTTCTATTACGTATAATAAATTGACAAAAGTGTTTGAAGCGGGCTATATACAGTATGAAAAGGTGCGCTAGAAAAAGTAAGTCAAACGAAGTAAGTGCGGCCTTTTGCCGAGTTGCCTGTAATTGAGCGAGGTATGGTTGGGGAAATATCCTCCACTCTTGAATAGACATGACCGCTACTAGGGGATTTCCTAAGGTCATAATTAAACCGAGAACATGTCCTGTCGATCGACATGTAACTATTGTTCGAATTGTTCCCTTCCCCGTACATGTCAGATGAAGGAGAACTTTCATTATGTGAGGACTCCTCTTCATGCCTCTTAGAGTATTGTAAAGAATTCGTGAAATTCTGCTTTGAGCAACTATCGTTTGAGACGGGCATTGTCGTGTATCTCAGCGTTGGGGTCTTCCGTAATGACTTCTTAAATACGCTTTTCTCAGAACCTTTTACGGTTATAATAGTATCAGTTGAATTGAGTAAAGCAACAAATTTGTCCCAAAAACGTGGATCACTCCACgatatattcttaaatttatccAACACAAAGCCTAACTCGTCGTTGATTTGATTGTTATcgactatttttataaataaaattttgtttatttcgcTTCGGTTCAGCGATTTTAAGTAACTATAgaacatatttttgaaatgaatATCGCATAGATCGTTGCAAATGAAATGTGTAGTCAAAACGATAAGGAGGCGTTTAGATAACTTTGGGCATTTAGAGAAACTATCTAAGGTCAAAATGTTCAACGTAGATTCATTCATTAACAGTtttttgactgacatctttctAAATTCTATTTCCGCCATAATGTTATTCTGTACAAAACAAGTATCTTTGGTATTACATATCACATAATATTCGTACATATGGGAGTTTCCTTCTAGTATATGTTCGACATTAGGGCATGTCTGCTCTTTGAAAAGTGGCACGCCATAATTAGTGTACAGCCAATCACTTACGTCGTATCGAAAAGCGTAAAAAATTGCGCCAATTAACGATATTAacacaattacaattattataccGCTGGCAATGGCGAAATAACTATCAGGCAGGAATATGGATTTTGAGACTATTTCATCCTTTAAAATACTAGAGTCACCTAATGAACCCATATATTCCTTACAATGGCTTAGAACAGAGGCGATTGTTATCTTTGTGGGTTGGCCTTTGCTATCTGTacacaacattttttcagGATCTCCTGGGTCCTTTCGCAGCCATGAGTCTAACTCAGCGATACTTTTGCAATCACATGAATAACGGTTACCTTCGATAGAAACGTGAGCAATTCCTTTAGACGACGAAGCTAATAACTTCCAAGGGAAAaagttaattagtttattatcaTCAATTTTAAGTACCGAGAGAGATTTTAACGAAGAAAATGTATTACTGGCTACGTGCTCGATAGCATTGTGGTCCAAATAGAgctcatttaaattatttaaatgtacaaaCTCGTCCCCTTTTAActcaactaatttattattctctaAATGCAAAACTCTTAAGGAGTCTATACCTTTAAATGTTTGGTTATTTACATCTTTTAATtctgtgttatttaaatacaaaacttgAAGTTTCTTTTTACCGATAAAAGCGTGGTTTctcaaattatgtatattattgcCATCGAGATATATTTCTGTGGCGTCCATTGGTATTCTGTCCGGGACTTGAGTGTACCCAGCATTAGAGCAATCAACCACATTAGCATTCCATGTGATATCGTGATAGCATTTACAGTTATTTGGACAAATCATTTCACAATCACAAGCAACAAAGTCACAACAATGGCATAGGGCAAAACAATGACTATCATACGGACAGAGAAAGTCCGATGGTGACATATCAATAATcacctttttttcttttgctcGCGAATGTACCAATGAACAAAAGGCTTTATCAAGATCCAACACACGTGGGTATTGTCGATTGTGACTCAAATAATTGATGCGCTGAATCCATTCCATTGAACAGTCACAAACAAATGGGTTTCCGCTTATAAAGAACTCGGGCAAGTCACTATCTTCATCTATTTGATCTAACCTGAAAGCGTTCATGTCGAATTGTACAAGTTTGTTGTTGTTTAATGTCACTGTTGACAGTTTTTGTAGCTTTGAAAAGGAACCTATTTCaatgtaatgaatattattatcgtTCAAGTAAAGTTTTTCTACGGTTTTTGGTATTGATGTAGACGTTATTTggcttatattattgtaactaagatctagtaattttatatttgtattagagAACATATCATTATTGACGAAGTCTGTTATAGTATTCATGTGTAGGTCTAACCATTCAAGAGTGTTTGGAAAAGTTGAAAACTCAAAGGAAGATATTTTATTCGCTGAAATATTGAGCCAAACCAagctatttaatgtattaaaaattccaTCTATTTCAGAAATGTCGTTGCCGTCCATGcgcaataattttaagttaacgTTATTACGAAAACAGCCTTGAGCCACGTACTTGATTTTGTTTGAGGCTAAATTAAGTACCTGTAGCTGCGGCAAATGTTCaaaagtattttcatttagAATCGTCACTTTATTATCAACGAGACGTAAGCCAAAAAGTTCTGTCAGCCCGTGAAAGTTCTCTCTGTTCAAATGTGTTATATTGTTATTGCCAATATCTAAAGACCTCAAAGATCGAAGTTTACGAATTGAAGTTGGAATTGATGATAGCATGTTATCGTTTAAGCCCAAATCTTCTATAGTTGTTATATTGTCAAACGCATTCTCATCAATATGTCTAATTCTGTTATTatccaaaaatatttcgtGTAATACGTGTAaatctgtaaataaatgtgtgtgtatgtgaaTGAGTTTATTGTGTGACAACGTGAGGGAGTGTAAATTACGCAGCTCTTCAAAAGCGTGCTCATCGATTGATGTTATCTCAttatgttccaaattcaatttttgtaAACTATACAAATCCTGAAACGTATAACGATCTACTCGTGTCAACctattataagatatatttaatataaccatACGTAATAGCCCTACAAATATACCCTTACTGATCCACTGACTAGTTAAATCGTTACGAGACAAATCTAATATTTGGAGCTGTTCCATTCCCCCAAACAAACCCGGTTGTAAAGAATTTATTGTGTTGTTACTCAAATTAATCTCTTTCAAAAACTTTGTGTCTAGAAAAATGTCCAAGGGGATTATATTAAGAAAGTTGTTGGATAAATTGATTACttctaaattaataagacCTTGAAGTGCACCACCCTCCATAGAAGATATAGCGTTATTTTGAAGAAACAATTTTGATAAAGATCTTAGCTTTGATAAGCTATAATCTGGTACAACAATCAAATCATTAAAAGACATATCGAGAGTTTCTAAAACTAGATTACAACtttttacacttaaattaAGTTCACGCAAGGAGTCTGAGAAGCCGagagttttaatattttgaatgtgattattactaaaatttaatgtttttaaactgtATAAGGAACAGAATGTGTCAGGTTTTGTGCACCAAATGTTATTGTCACTTAAATCTAGTTCGATTAACTCACTTAAACCAATGAATGCCTGTTCATGTAACTCCATAGTCATCGCAGACCACTCACTGTTCTGCGTTGTCACGTGTAGCCGTTTCAGATCCTTGAAATTATCAAAAGCCCGCGCCGGAATCTGACGGATCTTACACTTATCTACAAAAAGGTTTCGAAGCTTTCCAAGATTTGAATTTTTCCCCGACGCCTTGTCCGTATGCGCTGCGAGTGTGCTCTcaaagaataatatttcacTGCACTGGACATGTAATGACGTGACATCGTCGAGGTATGTCCGACTGATGTTTTGTAGTAAATTATCCAGGCTGCTTATAGTTCGAATTTTGCAGAACAAAACCGCATTTTCCGACGTTTCCGCTTCGGAGCTGCGGTAAGCGCACTCGTGTGGCATTTCAGATGCGTTGCTCCTCTCGATGGCATAGTAATACAACAGCACATACACTATAATGTGATTAAAAATTCGACGTTCAAGTTTTTTcacaatagtttttattattggcaTTTTATGAAAGTATACGTAAACCGAGGCATCGACTTCTGCAGTGCCATTTATAATGAGGCGTAATGGCTCGCGTCATAAATATTCACAGGTTGGCCGTAACATCGCGAGTCGCGTGGCATTGGAGCGGGTTTCGCGGTTACGATGGGCGAGCGGCGCGTTTGACGGTTGCCCACCGACTGAACGGCGCTACGTAGCTCCGCCCTACGATGCCCGACGCCCCGCGGCTATCCGTTCGGCGTCTGAAGAAACTTCATCCCATAGGCAATACAGAGGGTGCATACGCTACTGAATTATTCTCGAGCGGTAATATCGAGCGCGTATCATAAACAAAATGAGATAAAGTTTCGATGAGTTTAAAAGTTTACAAATAACTGcgcaaattttaataatttcatttcatgtcattttcaaagaaattaatagAGACTggttaaagtttatttaaggtTTTTGAACCACttcgtaaatataaaatttatttatacacatttataaaatgcgGGAGAAAAGTTGGTCGGTTGCTCGCATTACAACACTTTGCAAGTTAAGAAATATAGCCCTTTGAATATGGAAATGCTTTTTGGGagactgtttaaaaaaagggaCTAATATCTTGACATCCAAAGCACCTGTTGTTTAGGAACTTTAGTTAACTTTTCACTTCACgagaaaatgagataaaaGCCTTACAAAATAGTTTCTAGGACACCACATGCTACTAAAGTTAACGTATTCTCTTATGGAGATGAAAATCACTTGctaacttttattatacagtTTGTTCTGAAAAGTGGAGTCAGTTGGGtgctttttaacattttatcttTACCTCACAAGTTAGAGCatttttgcatattttataacatgttGTGAGGATAGTTATTTtgtagaatttatatattagtacgTAAATCAGAATGTATATGTTTCTCAAAAGTTAATAGCCGCAGCATTGTAATGCGTAGCTGGCTAAAacaatgattaatattaaagccCCTCAAAGGTGCTACAAGCGTAGAAGGGctacgaattaaaaaaaaacaattttattaacttgttGTAAAAAGCTAATATATGGATATTAATgtaagttctttttttaattttattcatggtattttcaatataattctattttactaattatttcgAAGCATCCTTTGTTTGGAGATTGTCTTCTACTCAGTAACCAACGCATAgacattgatttaaattacaacTATAGTTGCCAGACCATAGTTTAGCCAAAGATTAGTATACCCTCTAATTACAAGACCCGGCGACACATTGAttgataaattgttttatttaaatagttctaaatttaaatacgattAGAATCAAGTTTCCCGGGTCATTGAACGTAATCTAAGTATATGTAAACGGCAGAACGACGTGAATATCCAAGCGATAAAGATCCAAGCTAGCCTGACATTCCTCTCAAGTAAGTACCTATAGGCATGTCTTAGCACACGGCATTCAAATGAGTTTCCGTACAGCACATTTCCATTTTGTCGCAACATCGTGATATATTTCGTTTACCATACAGTTGTACATTCTTTAGTTTGCCGcgaaatttttgaataaagcTTTGTAAATAAGAGGTCAGTGACCGGTGCAGTTAATGTATTTTAGCTGCGGAGTTgcttaagatatttattaattaaaggtaTAAAGCAGTTATAGCAGATTATTTTTACTGGAGGAAAAAGGAAATATTGTggtaatttgatatttttaaatttgtaatcgGCGACATGTTAGATAAGaaacatttcataatataattttta comes from the Pieris rapae chromosome 3, ilPieRapa1.1, whole genome shotgun sequence genome and includes:
- the LOC110997763 gene encoding toll-like receptor 6; translation: MPIIKTIVKKLERRIFNHIIVYVLLYYYAIERSNASEMPHECAYRSSEAETSENAVLFCKIRTISSLDNLLQNISRTYLDDVTSLHVQCSEILFFESTLAAHTDKASGKNSNLGKLRNLFVDKCKIRQIPARAFDNFKDLKRLHVTTQNSEWSAMTMELHEQAFIGLSELIELDLSDNNIWCTKPDTFCSLYSLKTLNFSNNHIQNIKTLGFSDSLRELNLSVKSCNLVLETLDMSFNDLIVVPDYSLSKLRSLSKLFLQNNAISSMEGGALQGLINLEVINLSNNFLNIIPLDIFLDTKFLKEINLSNNTINSLQPGLFGGMEQLQILDLSRNDLTSQWISKGIFVGLLRMVILNISYNRLTRVDRYTFQDLYSLQKLNLEHNEITSIDEHAFEELRNLHSLTLSHNKLIHIHTHLFTDLHVLHEIFLDNNRIRHIDENAFDNITTIEDLGLNDNMLSSIPTSIRKLRSLRSLDIGNNNITHLNRENFHGLTELFGLRLVDNKVTILNENTFEHLPQLQVLNLASNKIKYVAQGCFRNNVNLKLLRMDGNDISEIDGIFNTLNSLVWLNISANKISSFEFSTFPNTLEWLDLHMNTITDFVNNDMFSNTNIKLLDLSYNNISQITSTSIPKTVEKLYLNDNNIHYIEIGSFSKLQKLSTVTLNNNKLVQFDMNAFRLDQIDEDSDLPEFFISGNPFVCDCSMEWIQRINYLSHNRQYPRVLDLDKAFCSLVHSRAKEKKVIIDMSPSDFLCPYDSHCFALCHCCDFVACDCEMICPNNCKCYHDITWNANVVDCSNAGYTQVPDRIPMDATEIYLDGNNIHNLRNHAFIGKKKLQVLYLNNTELKDVNNQTFKGIDSLRVLHLENNKLVELKGDEFVHLNNLNELYLDHNAIEHVASNTFSSLKSLSVLKIDDNKLINFFPWKLLASSSKGIAHVSIEGNRYSCDCKSIAELDSWLRKDPGDPEKMLCTDSKGQPTKITIASVLSHCKEYMGSLGDSSILKDEIVSKSIFLPDSYFAIASGIIIVIVLISLIGAIFYAFRYDVSDWLYTNYGVPLFKEQTCPNVEHILEGNSHMYEYYVICNTKDTCFVQNNIMAEIEFRKMSVKKLLMNESTLNILTLDSFSKCPKLSKRLLIVLTTHFICNDLCDIHFKNMFYSYLKSLNRSEINKILFIKIVDNNQINDELGFVLDKFKNISWSDPRFWDKFVALLNSTDTIITVKGSEKSVFKKSLRKTPTLRYTTMPVSNDSCSKQNFTNSLQYSKRHEEESSHNESSPSSDMYGEGNNSNNSYMSIDRTCSRFNYDLRKSPSSGHVYSRVEDISPTIPRSITGNSAKGRTYFV